The DNA sequence AATTGGAATTAATTTGATGCTTGGAGAGACCCCCATTCTTCCTTTACTTCGTAAAGTTGAATTTCCTATACTATATGTTAGGTGTTGATTGATTTCTTATCATGGCGGTGCTATTGATCACCGATATTGATGTTCTTGGTGTGCGAAATCACTACCTATTATGTTCGAAATACGATTACATTATAAATTCCATATCGTTTTTAATCGAGTTGCTCGTCTGACAGGTTCCGTGGCTTCTTTTGGAAAGCAGCAAGAATTGGTAGGTTTCTTGGTTAAATTTGCACAATTGCTCTATTGCATGAATATTTTTCTGGAACAATTTATACATAAACTGTAGAACATCtgaactctttctttcttcttttctctttggtTCTTCCAGCATTCGTCTCTCTTAATGAGACTGAATTTCTGATGTATTGCACccaaaaaaaagtatttagcttctttattattaaaaaaactcgGTAGCTTTTCGGCCTTTTAGATTTCTCTTGTTCATATTCGAATTTATATACACAATCATGCAACGAGGGACatgggagaaagaaacaaagtcAGTTACACCTATTTCAATCAGTAGGGCATAGATTTTGTTGTCATTTGCCAAGTATAACAGTCATTATTATCTGACGGGGTGATGTTCTGTTTGTGAATCAGGTGAACGTTTGAGTCCTTGGGTAGCTGTGGGATGCTTCTCAATGGGAGTCTCAATAATATTCTTCTGAGCTATGCCTATATTCCCTGTTTTGTGGTTTATTTAGCATGTGTGTGCCTTACAGTCTTATTTTAGTAAGAGGGTCTTTGAAGTTAGATTTCTGTAGTCACATGGTTGAAAGCTATTTAAATCCATTTATAAACACACGAGCATTCCATTACAAGTTGCTTTGCTTGCTATGCATCCTCCAAAATGCCAAAGAGGAAGATCATTGTTGTGTTACATTTCTCATCAGAAAACAAAagagttttgttttctttagtgCATTATACTTCTACTTAAGACACATATCACTGATGTTCTATCACTTGAGGTAGGCAGCAATCTAGATAGTTGTTGAGTAGAAAATAGAGGGGGATCGAGccaaagttcaaaaataccaAGTTTCGGCTTGATTTTGAAGACTTAAGCTGTATTTCCATTTGCGTCGAAGCAGCTTCTCACTGCTTCGACTGGTTTTTGCAGCCTCTTTTCTCCAACTTTAGTATGTTCTTCGTCTCGAATCACAGCTCCCTTTCCTTCGTCACATCTCATTTTCATTGCCTATTTCCAACAATCCTTAAATCTCTGGTCTGATGATTGCATAATAGCATGTTGATTACATCGACTCGGCCTTTAAGTAAAGGACTGGAAGTTCAAAGAGCCATTGAAATGGAGTGTTGTTGTAGACATTTTATCTACACCGTTGATCCTAGCAATGCTGGTTTGAATATAGGTAGGGAATTGGAGGTGAAAATGAACCAGAATGGATCTCATGGCTCTTTCACATTATTCTAGTTCATGGTTTGTCTTGGCTATATGGTTCATCCGGAGGAGAGATCGAGCTTTAAGAAATAGAAGTGGGTGTTGTTTCTGTAACGTTATTTGTCATTGTAGTTCTCTTTGCTGGAAAAATCAAGCAGGAATAGTTTTGGCCATTTTTTTCATGGACTGCTGTATAACCTCCCTCCACCACATAGGCGGCAGGTCAGTGCCTAAATAGATTTATGAGTTAAATCTGTGTATACACCTTTGTTTTGGTAAAGGTTATAATACAGTatccacacacacacacacacaaaacgAACATAGGACTTGATATTTAAGGCTTATTTGAGTAGAGGTAAGAGATTCGAATTTTCGGTCACGAAAAAGTAAATCATTCACCAGATACCATATTTACCTATTATGtacaaatttcaatctttcatGCATCTTCTTAACATGGGATTAGCTTCTAAAAACTCAATTCCCTGCCTTAGGGGTTGGATATCATACCACACATCAATCTTCTCAAACAGATTCTTAATAAAGCCATCACTTTGAAGGTTCTAAGTTCGAACTTCAAAGGCTTGCATAGCCCGCAACCGACCAGAGGATTACCGGGTTCAGCTGACACCTTCGACTTCACTTGACATGATTTGATCAGCAATCTACATTTTCTATGAGTAGCAGCAGCAAGTTGAAGCAATGTAAAGATTGCTTCATGAGTATCTATCTATCTGGATTGCAGACTTGTTTGAAAACAAACATCATCAAAGGATTGATTCTCCACTAAATCATTAAGATAAGaatgatgttttaaatgattgACCAAATCATTCATTGTCAGATAATAGAAATGGAGGATGAATTAGAATCTGCTAACAAACAAGTCAAACTGGATAAAACGTGACAGTCTTTCACTCTAAAATGACACTTCCATTGTCAAACCTTGATGGTCACACTGCACAAGCACAAGCCAGATGGTTTTATGTCTGAGGTCTTCCATTCCGAACCCGGAGCTGCATTTGGATCGTACAACAAAGTACGGTATTCGGGTTCGTTCTTCAACGAGAAGAGCAACAGCTTCCCATCCACTATGCCAAACCGAAATCCAATGCTAGAGCTACCAGTTAATGGAACAGGTACCATCTTCCATGAATTATCCTCTGGATTGAACATAGATAGCTTTCGTTGGTTCTTCCATTCCATACAGAAGAGTTTCTTACCTACTACAGCATGAGCAGTGACCATTACACAACCATTCTTCATCTCGTTCCAACTATGTCTCTTGGGATTGTACACGTCGACGAACCTCGAATTTCCAATGGTGAAGCTTGACCTTCCACCCATGACGTACAGCTTACCGTCAAATCCACATGCAAAACAGCCTGATCGAGGGCGGCGGAGGCTTTCAATTAGAGTCCACTTGTCAGTTTCAGGGTCATACACCTCAGCACTCGATAGATTGTCGCCTTCTATCCCATAGCCTCCAACCACATAGACAATTCCATCAACCGCAGCACAAGCAAAGTCATATCGAGCTACGTTCAAATTGGCTAATTTGCTCCACCTGCATCCATGTTTGAAGAAGTCAGATGACTAACTATAGTGAAAACCCAACTCTTCTGTCCCCGTCGCATgcagagaaattaaaaagcaATCATAAACAGAAGCTCAATCCACTATAACTACAAATAAAGAAGCGCCTTCTTAACAGTCAACACCACCATAAACATGGAGTGTCTTGAAATTAATAGCAGCGCCATTTCAAGTTCCTTTTTTATATCAAGAAAAATCATtgtatataattataaaaataaaaaataattgaataatatgaattaaaagaaaaaaaatcaagtcccTACCAAGATATCTGGAAGCTCCAACCAATAAAAACCTAATGAATCTAAaaatcagaagaagaaaaaagagagagagagagagagagagagagagagtcggAAGATGATCCAATCAGgctaaaaaatatgaataaggTAAGTAATAAAGGGTAATTAGAAATGAGAATCAGATTTATCAACCAAAACAGGCCTAACTTTAATCATAATGAGTATAAAAGCAACTTCTTGGAATATATGTTTCTAAGGTTAATATGGATAACAGACCTGTTAAGGCAAGAATCATATTGATAAACGTCGGATGATACAGAATCAGTCCCGTCAGCAATCGAATAACCAGCTATGACAAGAAGCTTCCCGCTCAAAACCACCACTTCAAAACCAGCCTTCACTGCCCCAGGCATCGGGGGAAGAATTCGGAATTTGTGTTCTACACAATCAAATACTTCCCAGTGGCACTCCTTCCTTTCAGTATCCATAGTTAAGAAGTACAGCCACTCCTCAACAGCACCAGCTAATTTCCTCTCGGTTATGAAATCCTTGCCTTTTATGAATGACCTCCAATTCTTGCAGACACCAGCCATAGATGGGTGGCTAGAACGTGGAACCAGGGCAAGGCACAGTTTTGCGACATCATCGGGCAAGCCAGGAAAGAGAGACTTGTCAGACTCATAATCAAACTGAGTGGATCTGGTATCGCTTTTCGAATGACTAACTGAATTCTTTTTAACAGTGTTGATGATGCACATGTTTATTTCTGTGAACCTCTTCTTTCCAGAAATGAATCCAGGCATTATACAAATAAAGTAACCAATTAAATCATGTACAACGACGACTGTTTTTCTTCAACAGTATCGCTCAAACAGTCCAATAACTTGATTGAGTTCAATTAAAGAAATTCGTGATATCCTTTACTAATTGGGATTCTGCAAGACCAAGGCATAAAGGAAGTTGCAGAACGGATCACTTGAGCAGCAAATGCAGAGGACTTTCTGTGTCTTGTCCAATCTGATTCAAAGTCCATGCCAGAAAACTCACGCTTATATTTACTAGATATGGCAGTATGAGTGATGCTCTGCAACTTTATAGAGTTCCCTCTTTCTCTATGCATTGCCAAAATACCTACACATCGTGCAGCATAAAGCTTATAACCCAAGTTCTCGTGAAAGTGACAGCCGATGAGCATGTATGCACAGTGTcagatttgaaagaaaaacataccAGTCAATGCCATAGAACTCGCCAAGTTAGCCCCCCATAACTTCCATttgaaaatagagagaaacTGAAAGTCTGAAATATGGAAAGTCATAAAGGTTACAGGATTAATATCAAAGGCAAATACAAATCGATTGATTATTACTTAAAGTCCCAGATCACAAGAATTATAAGTTCCAAGcttaaaatgatatgaaaaggATATAAAACCAAAACGAGTTCATATCATTTGAGCTTATCTTTCAACAGAGGTAgaaggagaaacaaaaaataatagaagatGCACAAACAAGCGACACATGCATGGGCCAAAAAGACTCGTCAAACACCGAGTATTGGGTTTGACACGTTTTCTTATTCAGTATTCGAAGGGTGAGAATGGCGATGCCGAACAAAGTGACAGTAAATATCTCAGCAGCTTCTTCATAATGAAGCAGATAGAAGCCGAGCTTAGCAGAGATATGGAGGGAAATACAAGCAAAGCAGCCAACAGTTGGATCCAACAATCCCCTTCAAGAGGGTACAAGACAAAAGCTCTTCAACCGGATCTGAAATCAATTAATCTTCTACAAAGACACTGAActcaaaaattgaataaaagtAAACGAATCCCTCAACATTATAGAATCGCGAAAAACAAGATGAACCAGGAAAAGTTAAGCTGATCGTTCTCAAAGACCAACAAAACTTCCATCGCATCAAAATCACAACCATCAGAAACGATATAGATACATGAACACTGAACTCAGAAATTGAGCCGACAATTCAAGACCCTAACAAATCGATGAACAGCAGAATCTAGAGCAAGCAAAACAATGGCAAAGCATAAACAGCCACATAAACACAACAACACAGCATTGCATAGGATTTAACAAGCTGCACAGCTACGAAGTACAAAAACAAGCCACTTCACCCCCCGCctccacaaaattaaaaacaagaacCACACAAATCCAAACTCCATGGATACAAAGATCCAGTGAAGTAAACTGATctaaaacagaaaataaaagaaaataccaCCAGATCTGCAGCAAACACAAGCCGGAATCGAAAGCGGAAAAAAACCATAATCAATACAGCAGATTCAAGATGAGAAAGAGAAGATTACCAGAGAGgcggcagcagcagcagcagcagcaaagAGGGTTGTTGAgagatttgaaacaaaatgaagaagatgtgGTTGGTCTCTAGGGTGGGGCTGAGATTGAAGAGGATTTATAGAGAACCAAAAAtaggaatgaaaaaaaaaagaaaaggataaaaCTGACAGAACCGGACCACGTCAGAATGAGATTTTCCGCGCAATTGCTCGCCAAGACACGAAGGAGACGATAATTGTCGTCTTTTGTGTTCCCCCGAATTAAGGAATTAccgaaataaaacaaattaatttaattaattaattacctgtttctaattttattatgttatttttaaccTTAATCATGAgattaatttagtaatttcGGAAACCTCAAACAATTTTTACAactaacaaaaaattaaattagtaaaACAATATTTTGCAATACaatttccaaataaatatataattttattaaaataatggatAATTCTCATTGTGTCTACCTCATCTTCACcgtatttaaaatatttttattaattttttttaatgaatttgcTATTTCCACTCATTATTCGCAAAttaatgacttttttttatagtattgATAAGTTGGAATATTGTTCAGACAAGTcgttgaaaattaataaaataaaaacaagtgAATTTATATGACATATTTTGTTTCTCGtgtaattttagaaaatcttaaatcaataattatcgaagaagaaaaacattaggttataaaataattgaaataccAATTTCAAGAAATTCCCTGAAATGGAAATAGAGGgccatatatataatatatagttttatttcattcaataATTGGAGGGTAACATTACAAAATTGCCCCTATCTCAATTTCAACAAATGTCATTCATAATGGGGGAAAAGGtcaaaaaggaaatgaagaaaataagaggaGGGACGGCAAGTTGGGCAATAATTACTTAATTAGACAAATAATCACTTTATTTATGGCTTCAACGATTTATACCTCCCAAATTTGACTTTCTTCCTTAAAATATACTAACTTTATCCAAACAACcctctttaatttattttacctactaaaaataaacatgTTAAACGAATACGACAGTAAAATAAACATGTTAGACGAATACGACAGTAAAATAAACATGTTAGACGAATACGACagttgtatgatattgtccactttgagcgtacccattattatttaattataaacccatgatcatttcttaaattagcgattccttttttcttttggagtcattcaccaatctattggcacgactatgtatgactctgataccatgttagacgaatacgactctccacaatggtcacaatggtatgatattgtccactttgagtataagctttcCTGGCTTtgtttgggcttccccaagaAGCAtagtaccaatggagagaatattatttgattataaacacaagatcattctttaatttaaattgatcgTAATGATCATTCCCTCGATTAGTGTCACCctccaacaaaaacaaattaattttttcttaagaaGATATCTTTGgagatattaaattttaggtcGAGAGCAAACGTGGCTTAAGCTGGACTATTGATTCGCATGGATTGCGTTGCCATTACCACACAACCACATCGATCGCATTTGAATTCCAAGTGACAGAGACGAGCGATTTTGGTTGACAATGCTCTTTACGAACATTATTCAGAGGAATTACCACAAACAAAACTTGTGGAAGCCATTAGCGCGCTTCTCTTAGAacaacaacaatcaaactCTACCTGGATTTCACTTTCCATGGTTTGCTGCAATTCCGTGAACCTTGGACCTCGGATTTTCTTCTGCTTTTGGTGAAGAATTACGAGTGGAGGGGAAAAAAGAAGGCGTCGATTTCTGTTCATAATCGGAAGAAGACAGCAGCGACGTCGACGCAAATGGAGGTCAGATTCGATGGCGATCGGCGCTGGTGAGCGTAGTGGTCCTCG is a window from the Cucurbita pepo subsp. pepo cultivar mu-cu-16 chromosome LG07, ASM280686v2, whole genome shotgun sequence genome containing:
- the LOC111798183 gene encoding F-box/kelch-repeat protein At1g67480, yielding MPGFISGKKRFTEINMCIINTVKKNSVSHSKSDTRSTQFDYESDKSLFPGLPDDVAKLCLALVPRSSHPSMAGVCKNWRSFIKGKDFITERKLAGAVEEWLYFLTMDTERKECHWEVFDCVEHKFRILPPMPGAVKAGFEVVVLSGKLLVIAGYSIADGTDSVSSDVYQYDSCLNRWSKLANLNVARYDFACAAVDGIVYVVGGYGIEGDNLSSAEVYDPETDKWTLIESLRRPRSGCFACGFDGKLYVMGGRSSFTIGNSRFVDVYNPKRHSWNEMKNGCVMVTAHAVVGKKLFCMEWKNQRKLSMFNPEDNSWKMVPVPLTGSSSIGFRFGIVDGKLLLFSLKNEPEYRTLLYDPNAAPGSEWKTSDIKPSGLCLCSVTIKV